In Natator depressus isolate rNatDep1 chromosome 17, rNatDep2.hap1, whole genome shotgun sequence, one genomic interval encodes:
- the LOC142000571 gene encoding uncharacterized protein LOC142000571: protein MQSSSAEVTMMESQNRKRAPAWTEREVRDLIAVWGEESVLSELRSSFRNAKTFVKISQGMKDRGHNRDPKQCRVKLKELRQAYQKTREANGRSGSEPQTCCFYDELHAILGGSATTTPAVLFDSFNGDGGNTEAGFGDEEDDDEEEVVDSSQQASGETGFPDSQELFLTLDLEPVPPEPTQGCLLDPAGGEGTSAACVSMITGSSPSQRLVKIRKKKKRTRDEMFSELMLSSHTDRAQTNAWRQIMSDCRKAQNDQEERWRAEESKWRAEESKWRAEERAEARMWRQRDERRQDSMLRLLEDQTSMLQCMVELQQRQLEHRLPLQPLCNQPPSSPSSIASTPRRPRTRWGGHRPTSHSTTEDCPKKRRLSFNKF from the exons atgcagagctcatcagcagaggtgaccatgatggagtctcagaatcgcaaaagagctccagcatggaccgaacgggaggtacgggatctgatcgctgtatggggagaggaatccgtgctatcagaactccgttccagttttcgaaatgccaaaacctttgtcaagatctcccagggcatgaaggacagaggccataacagggacccgaagcagtgccgcgtgaaactgaaggagctgaggcaagcctaccagaaaaccagagaggcgaacggccgctccgggtcagagccccaaacatgctgcttctatgatgagctgcatgccattttagggggttcagccaccactaccccagccgtgttgtttgactccttcaatggagatggaggcaatacggaagcaggttttggggacgaagaagatgatgatgaggaggaggttgtagatagctcacagcaagcaagcggagaaaccggttttcccgacagccaggaactgtttctcaccctggacctggagccagtaccccctgaacccacccaaggctgcctcctggacccagcaggcggagaagggacctccg ctgcatgtgtttcaatgatcacaggatcttctccttcccagaggctagtgaagattagaaagaaaaaaaaacgcactcgagatgaaatgttctccgagctcatgctgtcctcccacactgacagagcacagacgaatgcgtggaggcaaataatgtcagactgcaggaaagcacaaaatgaccaggaggagaggtggcgggctgaagagagtaagtggcgggctgaagagagtaagtggcgggctgaagagagggctgaagctcgaatgtggcgacagcgtgatgagaggaggcaggattcaatgctgaggctgctggaggaccaaaccagtatgctccagtgtatggttgagctgcagcaaaggcagctggagcacagactgccactacagcccctgtgtaaccagccgccctcctccccaagttccatagcctccacacccagacgcccaagaacgcggtggggtggccaccggccaaccagccactccaccacagaggattgccccaaaaaaagaaggctgtcattcaataaattttaa